In one window of Hymenobacter nivis DNA:
- a CDS encoding DUF1800 domain-containing protein, translated as MDTTQQLQHLYWRAGFGPRPQDVAAGLSPRKALRQLLRDSAQFEPLDAPSMHFEDPLGAVMAVPPGGPMPAKNPVSTSMVTTPDQAPATMSGSPAEAAPPAPVAALPARQPYRMGPGGVPRLRRADLTPEQRKMQNQGLREAFINISTAWMDRMATSPAQLREKMTLFWHGHFACRVRLPGPALSLHNTTRKYALGKFPDLLLAVSQEPAMLEFLNNRQNHKGHANENFAREVMELFTLGRGNYSEQDVKEAARAFTGWSYDAQGNFKFRPQDHDEGPKTFLGRTGNLRGEDVLAIILEQPAAATFLTTKLYRFFVNDTPDPARIAPLADAFRKSGYDIQDLMERMFSTDWFYDPANVGTHLKSPVELLAGIRRTLGVQLDNELPLLGYQRALGQVLFEPPNVAGWPGGRNWIDSSSLLLRLQIPAILFKNADFAVALKQDENDIAPNLTRADRTVKPTAGAHLPLGPLQQLLGATPAPAQPARLSEFLLQTPIRPENLALVQQAAAQNPVPAEALRNTLISLMSLPEYQLS; from the coding sequence ATGGATACCACCCAGCAACTCCAGCACTTGTATTGGCGCGCCGGCTTCGGGCCCCGGCCCCAGGACGTGGCCGCGGGCCTTAGTCCGCGCAAGGCCCTGCGGCAGCTGCTGCGCGATTCGGCGCAGTTCGAGCCGCTCGACGCGCCCAGCATGCACTTCGAGGACCCGCTGGGCGCGGTGATGGCCGTGCCCCCGGGGGGCCCTATGCCGGCTAAAAACCCCGTGTCCACCAGCATGGTCACCACGCCCGACCAGGCCCCGGCCACTATGAGCGGCAGCCCCGCCGAAGCTGCGCCCCCCGCCCCGGTGGCCGCGCTGCCCGCCCGCCAGCCCTACCGCATGGGCCCCGGCGGGGTGCCCCGGCTGCGCCGCGCCGACCTCACGCCCGAACAACGCAAAATGCAAAACCAGGGCCTGCGCGAGGCGTTCATCAACATCTCGACGGCCTGGATGGACCGCATGGCCACCTCGCCGGCCCAGCTGCGCGAGAAGATGACGCTGTTCTGGCACGGCCACTTTGCCTGCCGCGTGCGCCTGCCGGGCCCCGCCCTCAGCCTGCACAACACCACGCGGAAGTACGCGCTGGGCAAATTCCCCGACCTGCTGCTGGCCGTGAGCCAGGAGCCGGCCATGCTCGAATTCCTGAATAACCGCCAGAACCACAAGGGCCACGCCAACGAAAACTTCGCCCGCGAGGTGATGGAACTGTTCACGCTGGGCCGCGGCAACTACTCGGAGCAGGACGTGAAGGAAGCCGCCCGCGCCTTTACCGGCTGGAGCTACGACGCGCAGGGCAACTTCAAGTTCCGGCCCCAAGACCACGACGAGGGCCCCAAAACCTTCCTCGGCCGCACCGGCAACCTGCGGGGCGAGGATGTGCTAGCCATCATCCTGGAGCAGCCGGCGGCGGCTACCTTCCTCACCACTAAGCTCTACCGCTTCTTCGTGAACGATACGCCCGACCCAGCCCGCATTGCGCCGCTGGCCGATGCGTTTCGCAAGAGCGGCTACGACATCCAGGATTTAATGGAGCGCATGTTTTCGACCGACTGGTTTTACGACCCGGCCAACGTGGGCACGCACCTCAAGAGCCCGGTGGAGCTGCTGGCCGGCATCCGCCGCACGCTAGGCGTGCAGCTCGATAACGAACTGCCCCTGCTGGGCTACCAGCGGGCCCTGGGCCAGGTACTATTTGAGCCGCCAAACGTGGCCGGCTGGCCCGGCGGCCGCAACTGGATTGATTCGTCGTCGCTGCTGCTACGCCTGCAAATCCCGGCTATTCTCTTCAAAAACGCCGACTTCGCCGTGGCCCTCAAGCAGGACGAAAACGACATCGCCCCCAACCTCACGCGCGCCGACCGCACCGTGAAGCCCACCGCCGGGGCCCACCTGCCGCTAGGGCCCCTGCAACAGTTACTGGGCGCCACGCCCGCCCCGGCCCAGCCCGCCCGCCTCAGCGAGTTCCTGCTCCAAACGCCCATCCGGCCCGAAAACCTGGCCCTGGTGCAGCAAGCCGCCGCCCAAAACCCCGTCCCTGCCGAGGCCCTGCGCAACACGCTTATCAGCCTGATGAGCCTGCCGGAATACCAATTGTCGTAG
- a CDS encoding DUF1501 domain-containing protein, producing the protein MQRREFLQTSILASTLLFVPKILHALDRGPGLARLADAPGARRLIVVQLGGGNDGLNTVIPYQNDLYYKARPTLGIKESEGILALDKGLGFHPALKGFKSLYDQGYLAVLNGVGYPNPDRSHFRSMDIWQTGSGSDQNLSTGWLGRYLDSGAPGCQNPYNALEVDDTLSLAMKGTQRKGLAFKNPDKLHQLTQNRLLSKVSRETGSDHHHAQVDYLYQTLAETASSADYLYNKSKVYKSAVTYPQSEFGKNLKTTAELINSGVESRVYYVALNGFDTHVRQHEQQQKLFTDLGDGLAALADDLQKNGQWANTLVLVFSEFGRRVGQNASNGTDHGTANPVFLIGGSLQQKGILNDAPDLANLDQGDLRHQVDFRGIYATVLKDWLGADDTSILGTDFERMRGLV; encoded by the coding sequence ATGCAACGCCGCGAATTCCTCCAGACTTCAATATTAGCCAGCACGCTTCTGTTCGTGCCCAAAATACTGCACGCCCTCGACCGGGGCCCCGGGCTGGCCCGGCTGGCCGATGCGCCGGGGGCCCGCCGCCTTATCGTGGTGCAGCTCGGCGGCGGCAACGACGGCCTGAACACCGTCATCCCATACCAGAACGACCTGTATTACAAGGCCCGGCCTACGCTGGGCATCAAGGAATCGGAAGGGATTTTGGCGCTGGACAAGGGGCTGGGCTTCCACCCGGCGCTGAAGGGTTTCAAGAGCCTGTACGACCAAGGCTACCTGGCCGTGCTCAACGGCGTGGGCTACCCCAATCCCGACCGCTCGCACTTCCGCTCGATGGACATTTGGCAGACCGGCTCGGGCAGCGACCAGAACCTGAGCACCGGCTGGCTCGGCCGCTACCTCGATTCGGGGGCCCCCGGCTGCCAAAACCCCTACAATGCCCTGGAAGTGGACGACACCCTGAGCCTGGCAATGAAGGGCACCCAGCGCAAAGGCCTGGCCTTTAAAAACCCCGACAAGCTGCATCAGCTCACCCAAAACCGCCTGCTGAGCAAGGTGAGTCGTGAAACCGGCTCCGACCACCACCACGCCCAGGTCGACTACCTCTACCAGACGTTGGCCGAAACCGCGTCGTCGGCCGACTACCTCTACAATAAGTCGAAGGTGTACAAGTCGGCCGTGACCTACCCCCAGTCCGAGTTTGGCAAGAACCTGAAAACCACCGCCGAGCTGATTAACTCCGGCGTGGAATCGCGGGTGTACTACGTGGCCCTCAACGGCTTCGATACCCACGTGCGCCAGCACGAGCAGCAGCAAAAGCTCTTCACCGACCTCGGCGACGGCTTGGCCGCCCTGGCCGACGACCTCCAGAAAAACGGCCAGTGGGCCAACACCCTGGTGTTGGTGTTCTCCGAATTTGGCCGCCGCGTGGGCCAGAACGCCAGCAACGGCACCGACCACGGCACTGCCAACCCAGTCTTCCTTATCGGCGGTAGCCTCCAGCAAAAAGGCATCCTCAACGACGCCCCCGACCTGGCCAACCTCGACCAGGGCGACCTGCGCCACCAAGTCGATTTTCGCGGCATTTACGCCACCGTGCTCAAGGATTGGCTCGGCGCGGATGACACGAGTATTTTGGGGACGGACTTTGAGCGGATGCGTGGGCTGGTGTAA
- a CDS encoding SDR family oxidoreductase, with translation MDLGLKGKIALVAAASKGLGRAVAEELAAEGVSLVICARGEAELRATAAAIEAASGVPVLAVPADLAAPGAPAAVVAAALARFGRVDVLVTNAGGPPAGGFDALSPEMWDAATRLLLTSVVELTRAVLPGMKAQGWGRILNITSISVKQPVDNLMLSNSLRAAVTGMARTLATEVAPFGITVNNILPGYTRTARVETLAQAIATRDGIAPAEAQARWENEIPMRRLGEPREFGALAAFLCSARASYITATSIPVDGGWIKGLL, from the coding sequence ATGGACTTAGGCTTAAAAGGTAAAATTGCGCTGGTAGCCGCCGCCAGCAAGGGCCTGGGCCGCGCCGTGGCCGAGGAGCTGGCCGCCGAAGGCGTCTCGTTGGTGATCTGCGCCCGGGGCGAGGCGGAACTGCGCGCCACGGCCGCCGCCATCGAAGCCGCCAGCGGCGTGCCGGTGCTAGCCGTGCCCGCCGACCTGGCCGCGCCCGGGGCCCCCGCCGCGGTGGTGGCCGCCGCGCTGGCCCGCTTCGGCCGCGTCGATGTGCTGGTGACCAATGCCGGGGGCCCCCCGGCGGGCGGTTTCGACGCCCTTTCGCCCGAAATGTGGGACGCTGCCACCCGCCTGCTGCTCACCAGCGTGGTGGAGCTGACGCGCGCCGTGCTGCCCGGTATGAAAGCACAGGGCTGGGGCCGCATCCTCAACATCACGTCCATCAGCGTGAAGCAGCCGGTGGATAACCTGATGCTGTCCAACAGCTTGCGGGCGGCTGTAACGGGCATGGCCCGCACGCTGGCCACGGAAGTAGCGCCGTTCGGCATCACCGTGAACAACATTTTGCCCGGCTACACCCGCACTGCCCGCGTCGAAACCCTGGCCCAGGCCATTGCCACCCGCGACGGCATCGCGCCCGCCGAGGCACAGGCCCGCTGGGAAAACGAAATCCCCATGCGCCGCCTCGGCGAGCCGCGCGAGTTTGGGGCCCTGGCCGCGTTCCTGTGCTCGGCGCGGGCCAGCTACATCACCGCCACCTCCATTCCGGTGGATGGCGGGTGGATTAAGGGGCTGTTGTAA
- a CDS encoding cupin domain-containing protein produces MTTDQVTFYRWDDMPEERMTDLISRRFITGDKTMLAHVYLKKGALVPKHHHENEQITYILEGALRFHLGDDQAQEIIVRAGEVLHIPSNVPHSAEALEDTLDVDIFSPPRQDWIDKTDAYLR; encoded by the coding sequence ATGACTACCGACCAGGTTACTTTCTACCGCTGGGACGACATGCCCGAGGAGCGCATGACGGACTTGATTTCGCGCCGCTTCATCACCGGCGACAAGACAATGCTCGCCCACGTGTACCTCAAAAAGGGGGCCCTCGTGCCCAAGCACCACCACGAAAACGAGCAGATTACCTACATCCTCGAAGGGGCCCTGCGCTTCCACCTCGGCGACGACCAGGCCCAGGAAATCATCGTGCGGGCCGGCGAAGTGCTCCACATCCCATCCAACGTGCCGCACTCGGCCGAGGCCCTGGAGGACACGCTCGACGTGGACATTTTCAGCCCGCCCCGCCAGGACTGGATCGACAAAACTGATGCTTACTTGCGTTAA
- a CDS encoding glycosyltransferase family 61 protein: MSTLAKNSQVRLVGAANTGKSTFLVTQMNPSVTTLKNEIKKLVKQLVGLAGFQLLTKAQTIAYLKPCELVHRPAELINVPEVYDAVDPGRRIFQRKDAATQPCYVWHRTYEGGPPAALLRNGSVRIDGYVLCTDYFTDHVLKDFLKTKKRAVVEAGALVAPFSHYPDAHFICGYYDFMFLIAAKLCRMAQAVPEPADAIVAYPLFGTSYEQEFLSVLGFELAHVLDSRLYNVRSASYLLASAGAWNYPSPTDVELLRDRLAPLIQEPAEKHARLYISRTGRRRIVNEDALVALLEKYDFFIVEDRPRTLAEQLTLYRHASFIMGPHGASFSNIIWCQPGTHLFEIFAPDYVPDYFLYLAQLAGLGYSACCQPAAGGEHLPPIEKNIRVSVPDIERGLVAALEKATRPETRRCGPNE, encoded by the coding sequence GTGAGCACGCTAGCAAAGAACTCACAGGTACGCCTAGTAGGGGCAGCGAACACAGGAAAATCCACATTTCTGGTTACGCAGATGAATCCATCGGTCACAACACTGAAAAACGAAATCAAGAAGCTTGTCAAGCAACTTGTCGGCTTGGCCGGCTTCCAGCTACTGACCAAAGCGCAGACCATCGCTTACCTAAAACCTTGCGAACTGGTGCACCGGCCTGCTGAACTGATTAACGTTCCCGAGGTGTACGACGCGGTGGACCCCGGCCGGCGCATCTTCCAGCGCAAAGACGCGGCGACTCAGCCGTGTTACGTGTGGCACCGCACCTACGAGGGCGGGCCGCCCGCCGCGCTATTGCGCAATGGGAGCGTGCGCATCGACGGCTACGTGCTCTGTACCGACTACTTCACGGACCATGTGCTAAAAGACTTCCTTAAAACGAAAAAACGGGCGGTGGTGGAGGCCGGGGCGCTGGTGGCTCCGTTTAGCCACTATCCGGACGCGCACTTCATTTGTGGGTACTACGACTTCATGTTTTTGATTGCAGCCAAGCTATGCCGCATGGCGCAGGCGGTTCCGGAGCCGGCTGACGCCATCGTGGCTTACCCGCTGTTCGGAACATCTTATGAGCAGGAATTTTTGTCCGTGCTGGGTTTTGAGCTCGCGCATGTGCTCGACAGCCGCTTATACAACGTGCGATCCGCCAGCTACTTGCTGGCCAGTGCCGGGGCATGGAACTACCCCAGCCCAACGGATGTGGAGCTGCTGCGCGACCGCCTGGCTCCCCTCATCCAAGAGCCGGCCGAAAAACACGCCCGCCTTTATATCAGCCGCACAGGGCGCCGCCGCATCGTGAACGAAGACGCGCTGGTGGCGCTGTTAGAGAAATACGATTTCTTCATAGTGGAAGACCGGCCGCGCACCTTGGCCGAGCAACTGACCCTCTATCGCCACGCTTCCTTCATCATGGGCCCCCACGGAGCCTCGTTTTCGAACATTATCTGGTGCCAGCCGGGCACTCATCTGTTCGAAATTTTCGCGCCCGATTACGTGCCCGATTATTTTCTCTACCTGGCGCAGCTGGCCGGGCTGGGCTACTCGGCCTGCTGCCAGCCGGCGGCCGGCGGGGAGCACCTCCCACCGATTGAAAAAAATATCCGGGTATCCGTACCGGACATCGAGCGAGGCTTAGTTGCTGCCCTTGAAAAAGCCACCCGGCCTGAAACCCGCCGTTGCGGCCCAAACGAATAG
- a CDS encoding energy transducer TonB has product MKNVLIGLLAAAWLLPRAPAHAQATAPGAALPLVGRSTGTTYRSPRFPGGPDSLQAALRRVLPPASPAFPGPLYLALELTGTGRPRNSYFLPAPVGAPALSRAGTQALLKRLEQLPAWQVAQDAPSQPGMRPDFIVLPLVLGAPAGAPALAYSDELPTFPLPAGAGQRPLAFNLLGLLQRQTRYPVDDIRRGNQGTVYAYFEVSETGAVEQRRIVGSVSRTLDAEVLRVLQLAPDALTPPRQQGRPVRVGYVLPFEFRVVSQVR; this is encoded by the coding sequence ATGAAAAACGTACTCATTGGCTTGCTGGCCGCCGCCTGGCTGCTACCCAGGGCCCCGGCGCACGCCCAAGCTACGGCCCCAGGCGCCGCGTTGCCGCTAGTGGGCCGCAGCACGGGCACCACCTACCGGAGCCCCCGCTTCCCGGGCGGGCCCGACTCGCTGCAAGCGGCGCTGCGGCGCGTGCTGCCCCCCGCCAGCCCCGCCTTCCCCGGGCCGCTGTACCTGGCCCTGGAGCTAACCGGCACGGGCCGCCCGCGCAATTCTTATTTCCTGCCAGCACCTGTCGGGGCCCCAGCCCTCAGCCGCGCCGGGACGCAGGCTTTGCTGAAGCGGCTGGAGCAGCTGCCGGCCTGGCAGGTAGCGCAGGACGCGCCGAGCCAGCCGGGCATGCGGCCCGATTTCATTGTGCTACCGCTTGTTCTTGGGGCCCCGGCAGGGGCCCCCGCCCTTGCGTACAGCGACGAGCTACCTACCTTTCCGCTGCCAGCGGGCGCCGGCCAACGCCCGCTGGCCTTCAACCTGCTGGGCCTCCTGCAAAGGCAAACGCGCTACCCGGTCGATGACATCCGGCGGGGCAACCAGGGCACGGTGTATGCTTATTTCGAGGTGAGCGAAACCGGCGCCGTGGAGCAGCGCCGCATCGTGGGCAGCGTCAGCCGCACGCTCGACGCGGAAGTGCTGCGCGTGCTTCAGCTAGCGCCCGATGCCCTGACGCCGCCCCGCCAGCAGGGCCGCCCGGTGCGGGTGGGCTACGTGCTGCCGTTTGAGTTCCGGGTCGTAAGTCAAGTGCGGTAG
- a CDS encoding alpha/beta fold hydrolase, with protein MAAPLTTAPTLVFLHGFAESREVWTDFTRSFPAGYRLLAPNLPGHGTNRAPVPDFSMEAQARYVAQYLTDKGAADPVLLVAHSMGGYVALALAERYPSRVAGLALINSTALPDTDEKRQNREKNIGFVERHGVEKFMDSFVRPLFAPANRDRLAEARELLEEIGKATPAATFAGALRGMAARPDRTAVLAQAAFPVLLVAGKHDVAVPFDDSVRQAALPATAAALFLEGSGHLAYLEQPEETRRAVLALAAAVFGE; from the coding sequence ATGGCTGCCCCCCTTACTACTGCCCCGACGCTCGTTTTTCTGCACGGCTTCGCCGAAAGCCGCGAGGTGTGGACCGATTTCACCCGCTCGTTTCCGGCCGGCTACCGGCTGCTGGCCCCCAACCTGCCCGGCCACGGCACCAACCGGGCCCCCGTGCCCGATTTCAGCATGGAGGCCCAGGCGCGTTACGTGGCGCAGTACCTCACCGACAAGGGCGCCGCCGACCCGGTATTGCTCGTGGCCCACAGCATGGGTGGCTACGTGGCCCTGGCCCTGGCCGAGCGCTACCCCAGCCGCGTGGCCGGCCTGGCCCTCATCAACTCCACGGCTTTGCCCGATACCGACGAGAAGCGCCAGAATCGCGAAAAAAATATCGGCTTCGTGGAGCGCCACGGCGTGGAGAAATTTATGGACAGCTTCGTGCGCCCACTCTTCGCGCCCGCCAACCGCGACCGGCTGGCCGAAGCCCGCGAGCTGCTCGAAGAGATTGGTAAGGCTACGCCGGCTGCCACCTTCGCCGGGGCCCTGCGCGGCATGGCTGCCCGCCCCGACCGCACCGCCGTGCTGGCCCAGGCCGCGTTTCCGGTGCTGCTGGTGGCCGGCAAGCACGACGTGGCCGTGCCCTTCGACGACTCGGTGCGCCAGGCGGCGCTGCCCGCTACTGCTGCCGCCCTGTTTCTGGAAGGCAGCGGCCACCTCGCCTACCTGGAGCAGCCCGAGGAAACCCGCCGCGCCGTGCTGGCGCTGGCCGCCGCAGTGTTTGGGGAGTAG
- a CDS encoding aldehyde dehydrogenase family protein, with amino-acid sequence MPKIVSPQVEFSFLLQQVKQHAPEIFDQDGRFLNLLEGRWQEPGQPRAFYSPVDGSELGSLPMLAHDVALRAVAAAKAEAAAWAATDLTERQRRVRDCLDQLTPLADLIGKLLMWEIGKTYALGFSDVDRAIDGARWYVDHIEPMLQDRQPIGLVSNIASWNYPFSVLFHAVLVQALAGNAAIAKTPTDGGFISLSLAFAIARRCGLPVTLVSGPGAELSQALVQDTHVDALSFVGGRVGGRYIADGLTQQHKRYMLEMEGVNAYGIWNFSNWDLLAQHLRKGYDYGKQRCTAYVRFVVERRLFPQFLETYLDVIKSLKVGNPTLVDGPDDPLPELAFGPVINARQAEDLDRLYTNALQTGATPLYDGKLDDNLFLPGQDRSAYRAPRALVGLPRQSELYYKEPFGPIDSVVLVDRVEELVGEMNISNGALVAAIVSDDAAWATRTAKEIRAFKVGVNALRSRGDRAEAFGGLGESWKGAFVGGALLVEAVTQGKAPVLGNYPDATLLPEKI; translated from the coding sequence ATGCCCAAAATCGTTTCGCCGCAGGTCGAGTTCAGCTTTCTGCTGCAACAGGTCAAGCAACACGCGCCCGAAATTTTCGACCAGGACGGCCGTTTCCTCAACCTGCTCGAAGGCCGCTGGCAGGAGCCCGGCCAGCCCCGCGCCTTCTACTCGCCCGTCGACGGCTCAGAGTTGGGGAGCCTGCCCATGCTCGCGCACGACGTAGCCCTGCGGGCCGTAGCCGCCGCCAAGGCCGAAGCGGCTGCCTGGGCCGCTACCGACCTGACCGAGCGCCAGCGCCGCGTAAGAGACTGCCTCGATCAGCTCACGCCCTTGGCCGACCTCATCGGCAAGCTGCTGATGTGGGAAATCGGCAAGACTTACGCCCTGGGATTCAGCGACGTCGACCGCGCCATCGACGGCGCCCGGTGGTACGTGGACCACATTGAGCCCATGCTGCAAGACCGACAGCCCATCGGCCTGGTGAGCAACATTGCCTCGTGGAACTACCCGTTTTCGGTGCTCTTCCACGCCGTACTGGTGCAGGCCCTGGCCGGTAACGCCGCCATCGCCAAAACGCCTACCGACGGCGGCTTCATCTCCCTGAGCCTGGCCTTCGCCATTGCCCGCCGCTGCGGCCTGCCCGTGACGCTGGTGAGCGGCCCCGGGGCCGAGTTAAGCCAGGCCCTGGTGCAGGACACGCACGTTGACGCCCTGAGCTTCGTGGGCGGCCGGGTGGGCGGCCGCTACATCGCCGACGGCCTCACCCAGCAGCACAAGCGCTACATGCTGGAAATGGAGGGCGTGAACGCCTACGGCATCTGGAATTTCTCAAACTGGGACCTGCTGGCCCAGCACTTGCGCAAGGGCTACGACTACGGCAAGCAGCGCTGTACGGCCTACGTGCGCTTCGTGGTGGAGCGCCGCCTGTTCCCGCAGTTCCTCGAAACCTACCTCGACGTAATCAAAAGCCTGAAGGTGGGCAACCCCACGCTGGTGGACGGGCCCGACGACCCGCTGCCCGAACTGGCCTTCGGGCCGGTCATCAACGCCCGCCAGGCCGAAGACCTGGACCGCCTCTACACTAACGCGTTGCAGACCGGCGCCACGCCGCTCTACGACGGCAAGCTCGACGACAACCTGTTCCTGCCCGGCCAGGACCGCAGCGCCTACCGCGCCCCCCGGGCCCTGGTGGGCCTGCCCCGCCAGAGCGAGCTGTATTACAAGGAGCCCTTCGGCCCCATCGATAGCGTGGTGCTGGTGGACCGCGTGGAGGAGCTGGTGGGCGAGATGAACATCTCGAACGGGGCCCTGGTGGCGGCCATCGTGTCGGACGACGCGGCCTGGGCCACCCGCACGGCCAAGGAAATCCGCGCCTTCAAGGTGGGCGTGAACGCACTGCGCTCGCGCGGCGACCGGGCCGAAGCGTTCGGTGGCCTGGGCGAGTCGTGGAAGGGCGCCTTCGTAGGCGGGGCCCTGCTGGTGGAGGCCGTCACGCAGGGCAAAGCCCCCGTGCTCGGCAACTACCCCGACGCCACGCTGCTGCCGGAGAAAATATAG
- a CDS encoding AAA family ATPase — translation MNEQLIVKNFGPIKDATVDFKRVTVFIGPTGGGKSTLAKLAAVFRDKRFYADNDGSSKPEDEFKNRQILSIYSINKYFNIQTQIEFQSDTVKISYANEQDRIALIGSGERAAKEYFNYTTEALTSIRNILAKRLEPYESKTKGTGNEQSPDIGQTQEDIKSIILNLRESKVFSNFAMRTKSEYIPAERAFLSAIEYSWAGLIRDNIGLPKILLDFANSFSLSRKDVSELDIPFLKAKYLHVNGRDFIKIPDREEPLMLLETASGIQSVTPMLVLLEHLSRNTEQAQSFIIEEPELNLYPTAQQGLLNWLVEKCTKGENDLTITTHSPYILSHLNLLLYAYHVGSKDEEKRQKVAVIIPEKYWINPDEFAAYYVNGPEGAGGVRSLLDPETKLISQNELDAVSGIQADEFDQLLDINRGF, via the coding sequence ATGAACGAGCAACTAATTGTCAAAAACTTCGGCCCCATCAAAGACGCCACGGTGGACTTTAAGCGGGTAACGGTTTTTATAGGGCCCACAGGCGGCGGGAAGAGCACGCTGGCGAAGTTGGCGGCGGTGTTCCGGGATAAAAGATTTTATGCTGATAACGATGGCTCTAGTAAACCCGAAGATGAATTTAAAAACAGACAGATTTTAAGTATTTATTCTATCAATAAATACTTTAATATCCAAACTCAAATAGAATTTCAATCTGACACAGTTAAAATATCATACGCAAATGAACAAGACAGAATTGCATTGATCGGTAGTGGTGAGAGAGCAGCAAAGGAGTATTTTAATTATACTACTGAAGCACTTACATCTATCAGAAATATTTTGGCTAAAAGATTAGAACCATATGAATCTAAAACAAAGGGAACCGGAAATGAGCAGTCTCCCGATATTGGTCAAACGCAGGAAGATATTAAATCAATAATATTGAATTTAAGAGAAAGTAAAGTATTTTCTAATTTTGCAATGCGAACAAAGTCAGAATATATACCTGCTGAACGTGCATTTTTATCTGCTATTGAATATTCTTGGGCTGGATTAATTCGTGATAATATCGGTTTGCCAAAAATTCTACTTGATTTTGCTAACAGTTTTTCATTATCTCGAAAAGACGTTTCCGAGTTAGATATTCCATTTCTTAAAGCAAAATATTTGCACGTCAACGGGCGAGATTTTATTAAAATCCCCGACCGTGAAGAGCCATTAATGCTTCTTGAAACCGCCAGCGGCATCCAATCCGTCACGCCGATGCTGGTGTTGCTAGAGCACCTGAGCCGCAACACCGAGCAGGCGCAGAGCTTCATTATCGAAGAACCAGAATTAAACCTTTACCCCACCGCCCAGCAGGGGCTGTTGAACTGGCTGGTAGAGAAATGCACGAAGGGCGAGAATGATTTGACGATAACCACGCATAGCCCCTACATTCTCTCGCATTTAAACCTGCTGCTTTACGCGTACCATGTTGGCAGTAAGGATGAAGAAAAGCGCCAGAAAGTAGCTGTTATTATTCCCGAGAAATACTGGATAAATCCCGATGAATTCGCAGCTTACTACGTGAATGGCCCCGAGGGTGCGGGTGGCGTCCGGTCGTTGCTGGACCCGGAAACTAAACTTATTTCGCAGAATGAGTTAGATGCTGTTTCTGGTATTCAGGCTGATGAATTTGATCAATTGCTTGACATCAACCGCGGCTTTTAG
- a CDS encoding Gfo/Idh/MocA family protein gives MTGTPAEAVRWQQQYDIPAQNIYDYQTFGRMIDNPATDIVYVLLPNALHAEYVVQAAQAGKHVICEKPLATSVADARRMVAACQKAGKQFSIGYRLHFNHN, from the coding sequence GTGACGGGCACGCCGGCCGAGGCCGTGCGGTGGCAGCAGCAGTACGATATTCCCGCCCAGAATATCTACGACTACCAGACCTTCGGCCGGATGATTGACAACCCGGCCACCGACATTGTGTACGTGTTGCTACCCAACGCTTTGCACGCCGAGTACGTGGTGCAGGCGGCGCAGGCGGGCAAGCACGTAATCTGCGAGAAGCCGCTGGCTACGTCGGTGGCCGATGCGCGCCGCATGGTGGCCGCCTGCCAGAAGGCAGGCAAGCAGTTCAGCATAGGCTACCGGCTGCACTTCAACCACAACTAG
- a CDS encoding Gfo/Idh/MocA family protein, with translation MMRLGQRETFGPVRHLAADNSFRLSTPSWRVGRALSGGGPLMDMGIYCVQGYLYTKGQVPVSVTAQFTPNPEPKLFKNVEAGLDWQFQFADGATADCRIRYTENLEGRLRAEGPRG, from the coding sequence ATGATGCGCCTGGGCCAGCGCGAAACGTTCGGGCCGGTGCGGCACCTGGCGGCCGACAACAGCTTCCGGCTCAGTACGCCCAGCTGGCGCGTGGGTAGGGCCCTGAGCGGTGGGGGGCCCCTCATGGACATGGGCATTTACTGCGTGCAGGGCTACCTCTACACCAAGGGCCAGGTGCCGGTATCAGTCACGGCCCAGTTCACGCCCAACCCCGAACCCAAGCTGTTTAAGAACGTGGAGGCGGGGCTCGACTGGCAGTTTCAGTTTGCCGACGGCGCCACGGCCGACTGCCGCATCCGCTACACCGAAAACCTGGAAGGCCGCCTGCGCGCCGAGGGCCCCCGGGGCTAG